A single region of the Alteriqipengyuania flavescens genome encodes:
- a CDS encoding DUF6489 family protein, with translation MKVNIEIDCTPEEARQFMGLPDVDKANAVYVEQFTKAMKGVSNLDQLQDYARQMAPMGQMGLKLFQDFVQASSRPAGGKTDKTDD, from the coding sequence ATGAAAGTCAATATCGAGATCGACTGCACACCTGAAGAAGCGCGCCAGTTCATGGGGCTTCCCGATGTCGACAAGGCCAACGCGGTGTATGTCGAGCAATTCACGAAAGCGATGAAGGGCGTCTCCAACCTCGACCAGCTGCAGGACTATGCCCGGCAGATGGCGCCGATGGGCCAGATGGGCCTGAAGCTGTTCCAGGATTTCGTCCAGGCGAGCTCCCGCCCAGCCGGCGGCAAAACCGACAAGACCGACGACTGA
- the rho gene encoding transcription termination factor Rho, translated as MHLKELKQKAPAELVAMAEEMGVEGASTMRRQDLMFAILKEVADDGEEIIGMGTIEVLNDGFGFLRSPEANYLAGPDDIYVSPNQVRKWGLRTGDTVEGEIRGPKDGERYFALTKLQTVNYEDPDQVRTRTNFDNLTPLYPEEKLNLDTLDPTVKDKSARVIDIISPQGKGQRALIVAPPRTGKTVLLQNIAKAITDNHPEVFLLVLLVDERPEEVTDMQRSVKGEVISSTFDEPATRHVQVAEMVIEKAKRLVEHKKDVVILLDSITRLGRAYNTVVPSSGKVLTGGVDANALQRPKRFFGAARNIEEGGSLSIIATALIDTGSRMDEVIFEEFKGTGNSEIVLDRKVADKRIFPALDVGKSGTRKEELLVDKDNLSKMWVLRRILMQMGTIDSMEFLLDKMKDSKTNEDFFATMNQ; from the coding sequence ATGCATCTTAAAGAACTCAAGCAGAAAGCGCCCGCAGAGCTGGTCGCGATGGCCGAGGAAATGGGCGTCGAGGGCGCCAGCACCATGCGCCGCCAGGACCTGATGTTCGCCATCCTGAAAGAGGTGGCGGACGACGGCGAGGAAATCATCGGGATGGGCACGATCGAAGTGCTCAACGACGGTTTCGGCTTCCTGCGCAGCCCCGAGGCGAACTATCTGGCCGGGCCCGACGATATCTACGTCTCCCCCAACCAGGTCCGCAAATGGGGCTTGCGCACCGGCGATACGGTGGAAGGCGAAATCCGCGGGCCGAAGGACGGCGAACGCTATTTCGCGCTGACCAAGCTGCAAACGGTCAATTACGAAGACCCCGACCAGGTTCGCACCCGGACCAATTTCGACAACCTCACGCCGCTCTATCCGGAAGAGAAGCTGAATCTCGACACGCTCGACCCGACGGTAAAGGACAAGTCGGCCCGCGTGATCGACATCATCAGTCCGCAGGGCAAGGGCCAGCGCGCACTGATCGTGGCGCCGCCGCGGACCGGTAAGACCGTGCTGCTGCAGAACATCGCCAAGGCGATCACCGACAACCATCCCGAAGTGTTCCTGCTGGTCCTGCTGGTCGACGAACGGCCGGAGGAAGTCACCGACATGCAGCGCAGCGTGAAGGGCGAAGTGATCTCCTCCACCTTCGACGAGCCTGCCACGCGCCACGTGCAGGTTGCCGAAATGGTGATCGAGAAGGCCAAGCGCCTTGTCGAGCACAAGAAGGACGTCGTCATCCTGCTCGATTCCATCACCCGCCTCGGCCGTGCCTACAACACCGTCGTGCCGAGCTCGGGCAAGGTGCTGACGGGCGGTGTCGACGCCAACGCCTTGCAGCGCCCGAAGCGCTTCTTCGGTGCGGCGCGCAATATCGAGGAAGGCGGCTCGCTGTCCATCATCGCCACCGCGTTGATCGATACCGGCAGCCGCATGGACGAGGTGATCTTCGAAGAGTTCAAGGGCACCGGTAACAGCGAAATCGTGCTCGACCGCAAGGTGGCCGACAAGCGCATCTTCCCGGCACTGGACGTCGGCAAGTCCGGCACCCGCAAGGAAGAGCTGCTGGTCGACAAGGACAACCTGTCCAAGATGTGGGTCCTGCGGCGCATCCTGATGCAGATGGGTACGATCGATTCGATGGAATTCCTCCTCGACAAGATGAAGGATTCCAAGACCAACGAAGATTTCTTCGCCACGATGAACCAGTAA
- the mnmE gene encoding tRNA uridine-5-carboxymethylaminomethyl(34) synthesis GTPase MnmE yields MTDTIYALSSGAPPAAIAVIRISGPAAGEALSSLTGRSFEPRRTALARLRDGAGATLDEALVLWLPGPDNATGEDTAELHCHGGRAVVAAVTSALSEMEGLRPAEPGEFTRRAFANGRLDLAEAEGLGDLLTAETELQRRAAMDFAGGGFSRQIGAWNEQVLRLSAEVESALDFSDEDDVPEPDAEFRRRVAALRSELDTWLERPAAEKLREGYRVALAGPPNAGKSTLFNALIEREAAIVSDIAGTTRDVIEAPVALGGVPFTFVDTAGLRCETDDVIERIGIDRADAELARADCVLWLGEEGGGPDSAVEISPFADLAGKGKADGLSVSAITGQGIGELKAILIERARQALPKPGEAALNARQRTHLVAAAEALGRAAGKADWILLGEELRTVRAAFDRLLGRASTEDMLDTLFARFCIGK; encoded by the coding sequence GTGACGGACACGATCTACGCCCTGTCGAGCGGCGCGCCGCCCGCTGCCATCGCGGTCATCAGGATCTCCGGCCCCGCCGCGGGTGAGGCGCTGTCGAGCCTGACGGGTCGGTCTTTCGAGCCGCGTCGCACCGCCCTCGCTCGCCTGCGCGATGGCGCGGGTGCGACGCTCGACGAAGCACTTGTGCTGTGGCTGCCGGGACCGGACAATGCGACGGGCGAGGATACGGCGGAACTCCATTGCCATGGCGGGCGGGCGGTCGTCGCGGCGGTCACGTCGGCGCTGTCCGAGATGGAGGGCCTGCGTCCGGCCGAGCCGGGCGAGTTTACCCGGCGCGCCTTTGCCAATGGCCGGCTCGACCTGGCCGAGGCGGAAGGGCTGGGCGACCTGCTCACCGCGGAGACGGAGCTGCAACGCCGCGCCGCGATGGATTTCGCCGGGGGAGGGTTCTCGCGTCAGATCGGGGCATGGAACGAGCAGGTTCTTCGCCTGTCGGCCGAAGTCGAAAGCGCGCTCGATTTTTCCGATGAGGACGATGTGCCGGAGCCGGACGCCGAATTTCGGCGGCGGGTGGCCGCACTTCGCAGCGAACTGGACACGTGGCTGGAACGGCCTGCGGCCGAAAAGTTGCGCGAAGGATACCGTGTTGCGCTCGCGGGTCCGCCCAATGCCGGGAAATCGACGCTTTTCAACGCTTTGATCGAGCGGGAAGCAGCGATCGTCTCCGACATCGCGGGTACAACCCGCGACGTGATTGAGGCCCCGGTGGCGCTCGGCGGAGTGCCGTTCACTTTCGTTGATACCGCCGGACTGCGGTGCGAGACCGACGACGTTATCGAGCGCATCGGCATCGATCGCGCCGATGCCGAATTGGCGCGCGCCGACTGCGTATTGTGGCTCGGTGAAGAAGGCGGGGGGCCCGACAGTGCCGTCGAGATTTCGCCATTCGCGGATCTGGCGGGTAAGGGCAAGGCGGACGGTCTTTCGGTATCGGCCATCACGGGGCAGGGTATCGGCGAGTTGAAAGCCATCTTGATCGAACGGGCGCGGCAGGCGTTGCCGAAGCCGGGGGAGGCCGCCCTCAACGCGAGGCAGCGGACGCATCTGGTGGCGGCTGCGGAGGCGCTCGGACGTGCAGCCGGCAAAGCGGACTGGATCTTGCTCGGCGAGGAATTGCGGACCGTCCGCGCCGCGTTCGATCGCTTGCTCGGGCGCGCCTCTACCGAGGATATGCTCGACACCCTGTTCGCGCGCTTCTGCATCGGGAAATGA
- a CDS encoding FMN-binding glutamate synthase family protein, giving the protein MPWRHAIPLILLALCALGAWLWWPSLFLLGPALALAIWDFFQSDHTLRRNYPLVARIRWIMEDLRPFAQAYIVEDDLDGRPFSHQERALIYARAKGDLDAHPMGTELDVYSDEYEWLSHSIVPKADVPDTWRLDIGRGTCAQPYSSALLNISAMSFGSLSARAIEALNLGAKQGNFLHNTGEGSISRYHRKHGGDLTWEIGSGYFGCRADDGSFDPAKFADNAADPQVKMIEVKLSQGAKPGHGGVLPGDKVTEEIAEARGVPVGQTVNSPAAHSTFSTPIELLEWLARLRELSGGKPVGIKLCVGKPHEVMALAKAMRKTGLTPDFITVDGAEGGTGAAPLELSNSVGMPLREGLIWVRNALVGTGQRDAVKIAASGKIHSGAQMAKMFALGADWCNAARPFMFSLGCVQSMQCHTGNCPTGVATQESWRQQGLVIEDKAPRVARFQRQTLHSLREIVVAMGLPDPWSITPADMRERLNGAKSSAIDRIYTFVEPGQLLDDADSTPLAFAWNAASAESFDCQPAG; this is encoded by the coding sequence ATGCCTTGGCGCCACGCAATCCCGCTGATCTTGCTGGCGCTGTGTGCGCTGGGGGCATGGCTGTGGTGGCCGTCGCTGTTCCTTCTCGGCCCGGCGCTGGCGCTGGCGATTTGGGACTTTTTCCAGTCTGATCATACGCTTAGGCGGAATTACCCGCTCGTCGCGCGCATCCGCTGGATCATGGAAGACCTGCGGCCGTTCGCGCAGGCCTATATCGTGGAGGACGATCTCGACGGGCGGCCTTTCAGCCACCAGGAACGCGCCCTCATCTATGCCCGTGCCAAGGGCGATCTCGACGCCCATCCCATGGGTACCGAGCTCGACGTCTATTCCGACGAATACGAGTGGCTGAGCCATTCGATCGTGCCCAAGGCCGACGTTCCCGATACGTGGCGGCTCGACATCGGGCGGGGGACTTGCGCCCAGCCCTATTCCAGCGCCTTGCTCAATATTTCCGCCATGAGCTTCGGCTCGCTGTCCGCCCGCGCGATCGAGGCGCTCAATTTGGGCGCGAAGCAGGGCAATTTCCTGCACAACACCGGCGAAGGCAGCATCAGTCGCTACCACCGCAAGCACGGCGGCGACCTGACCTGGGAAATCGGGAGCGGCTATTTCGGTTGCCGCGCGGACGACGGCAGTTTTGATCCAGCCAAATTCGCCGACAATGCCGCCGATCCGCAGGTCAAGATGATCGAGGTCAAGCTGAGCCAGGGCGCAAAGCCGGGCCACGGCGGCGTTCTCCCCGGCGACAAGGTCACGGAAGAGATTGCCGAGGCACGCGGCGTTCCCGTGGGCCAGACGGTGAACTCCCCGGCGGCACACTCGACCTTCTCGACGCCGATCGAGCTGCTGGAATGGCTGGCCCGCCTGCGCGAGCTGTCCGGCGGCAAGCCGGTCGGCATCAAGCTGTGCGTGGGCAAGCCGCACGAGGTGATGGCGTTGGCCAAGGCTATGCGGAAGACCGGCCTCACGCCGGATTTCATTACCGTGGACGGGGCCGAAGGCGGAACGGGCGCGGCGCCGCTGGAGCTCTCGAATTCGGTCGGCATGCCGCTGCGCGAAGGGTTGATCTGGGTCCGCAACGCACTCGTCGGGACGGGTCAGCGCGATGCGGTGAAGATCGCGGCTTCGGGCAAGATCCACTCGGGCGCGCAGATGGCCAAGATGTTCGCGCTGGGTGCCGATTGGTGCAACGCCGCGCGGCCTTTCATGTTCTCGCTCGGCTGCGTCCAATCGATGCAGTGCCATACCGGCAACTGCCCGACGGGCGTCGCGACGCAGGAGTCGTGGCGGCAACAAGGCCTCGTGATCGAGGACAAGGCACCGCGCGTTGCCCGCTTTCAGCGACAGACCCTGCATTCCCTGCGTGAAATCGTGGTGGCGATGGGATTACCCGATCCCTGGTCGATCACCCCGGCAGACATGCGCGAGCGGCTTAACGGTGCGAAATCTTCGGCCATCGACCGGATCTACACGTTCGTGGAGCCCGGCCAACTGTTGGACGATGCCGATTCCACCCCGCTCGCCTTTGCATGGAACGCGGCGAGTGCGGAGAGTTTCGACTGCCAGCCCGCTGGCTGA
- a CDS encoding dienelactone hydrolase family protein yields the protein MTTNVTINSFDGGHTFEAYVARPADTPTAAIVVIQEIFGVNAGIRRKCDLLAEQGYLAVAPDLFHQFEPGIELDPDIEPEMNKALDYFEKFDQDHGVRDIEATIKHIRENEGCGKVGAVGYCLGGRLAYMTAARTDSDATVGYYAVGVDNLLGEKASIANPLMLHIPEEDGFVDKDTQKAMHEGLDDHPKVTLYDYPGLDHGFATQFGERRDEEGAQLADSRTDAFFKEHLG from the coding sequence ATGACCACCAACGTTACCATCAATTCCTTCGATGGCGGCCATACGTTCGAAGCCTACGTTGCCCGGCCGGCCGACACGCCGACTGCGGCCATCGTAGTGATCCAGGAAATCTTCGGCGTGAATGCGGGTATCCGGCGCAAGTGCGACCTGTTGGCCGAGCAAGGCTATCTCGCCGTCGCGCCCGACCTGTTCCACCAGTTCGAACCCGGCATCGAGCTCGACCCCGATATCGAGCCGGAAATGAACAAGGCCTTGGATTACTTCGAGAAATTCGACCAGGATCATGGCGTTCGCGACATCGAGGCGACGATCAAGCATATCCGTGAAAACGAGGGATGCGGCAAGGTCGGCGCGGTCGGCTACTGCCTCGGCGGAAGGCTCGCCTACATGACCGCGGCGCGGACCGACAGTGACGCGACGGTTGGTTACTACGCGGTCGGGGTGGACAACCTGCTGGGGGAGAAAGCCTCCATCGCGAACCCGCTGATGCTGCATATCCCGGAAGAAGACGGTTTCGTGGACAAGGACACGCAAAAGGCGATGCACGAAGGGCTGGACGACCACCCCAAGGTGACGCTTTACGATTATCCCGGCCTCGACCACGGCTTCGCCACTCAGTTCGGGGAGCGGCGTGACGAGGAAGGTGCGCAGCTTGCTGACAGCCGCACCGATGCCTTCTTCAAGGAGCACCTGGGATAA
- a CDS encoding AAA family ATPase: MTHSRPNFAVVTGAPGGGKSTLLDAVAAKGVTTGPEVARTILQAPGGMELRASDPVGFAHAMLDAQLESWTRFSDSDGPVLFDRGFPDIVGFLRVEGLAVPGEIDRVCREYRYAGPVFHAAAWRDIYRQDAERIQTWEQAVASDRAVRAAWRGYGYKLIPLPETDPVDRAAFVLERF, from the coding sequence ATGACCCATTCCCGCCCGAACTTCGCCGTGGTCACCGGCGCGCCGGGCGGGGGCAAGTCGACCTTGCTAGATGCAGTCGCGGCCAAGGGGGTCACAACCGGACCCGAAGTCGCACGGACCATCCTGCAGGCACCCGGCGGGATGGAGCTACGCGCGTCCGATCCCGTGGGCTTCGCGCATGCGATGCTGGACGCGCAACTCGAAAGCTGGACGCGGTTCTCGGATAGCGACGGACCCGTCCTGTTCGACCGCGGATTTCCCGACATTGTCGGCTTCCTCCGCGTCGAAGGCCTGGCGGTGCCGGGCGAGATCGATCGCGTGTGCCGCGAATATCGCTATGCCGGGCCGGTTTTCCATGCCGCCGCGTGGCGGGACATCTACCGCCAGGATGCTGAGCGGATACAGACATGGGAGCAAGCCGTCGCCAGCGATCGTGCAGTTAGGGCCGCGTGGCGCGGCTATGGCTACAAGCTGATACCGTTACCCGAAACGGACCCGGTGGACAGGGCCGCTTTCGTTCTCGAACGGTTCTGA
- a CDS encoding CopD family protein → MDLLNTLYFWLKAAHIIFVIFWMAGLFIAPRQLVYMHAAPAGSDEEALWAERGATLRRVILTPSLVVVWVIGLLLAVTIGAFDQGWFHAKLLLVLAMSAYHGWIVSRSKAMARGERPLTERQLRLWGEVPAVLVTLIVILVIVKPF, encoded by the coding sequence ATGGACCTGCTCAACACGCTCTATTTCTGGCTCAAGGCCGCGCACATCATCTTTGTCATCTTCTGGATGGCGGGCCTGTTCATAGCGCCGCGCCAGCTCGTCTACATGCACGCCGCACCCGCAGGATCGGACGAGGAAGCCCTGTGGGCGGAACGCGGGGCGACGCTGCGGCGCGTGATCCTGACGCCGTCGCTGGTGGTCGTATGGGTCATAGGCCTGCTGCTGGCGGTCACAATCGGCGCATTCGACCAAGGCTGGTTCCATGCCAAGCTGCTACTGGTGCTGGCCATGTCGGCCTATCACGGCTGGATCGTCAGCCGCTCCAAGGCGATGGCGCGGGGTGAGCGGCCGCTCACCGAACGCCAGCTGCGCCTGTGGGGCGAGGTGCCGGCAGTGCTCGTGACGCTGATCGTCATCCTGGTGATCGTGAAACCCTTCTGA
- a CDS encoding AAA family ATPase, translating into MAADIVMVVGCTGAGKTTYARTLADEIGGVRYSIDEWMKTLFWADSPQPSEFAWTMERVNRCEAQIFAHVQQLASRGVPAVLDLGVTKKDHRDKFRALAHDTGLSDVVHFVDVPADERWYRVNRRNKERGETFAMEVTRDIFGFMEGLWEPPDEAEWSDGGGRRVDGSSPR; encoded by the coding sequence GTGGCAGCGGACATCGTCATGGTGGTCGGCTGCACCGGCGCGGGCAAGACGACCTATGCGCGGACCCTGGCCGACGAGATCGGCGGGGTCCGCTATTCCATCGACGAATGGATGAAGACGCTGTTCTGGGCCGACAGCCCGCAGCCGAGTGAGTTCGCCTGGACGATGGAGCGGGTGAACCGCTGCGAAGCGCAGATTTTCGCGCATGTGCAGCAACTGGCGAGCCGCGGGGTGCCCGCCGTGCTCGACCTGGGCGTCACGAAGAAGGACCACCGCGACAAGTTCCGTGCGCTTGCCCATGACACGGGACTCTCGGACGTGGTGCATTTCGTCGACGTTCCGGCTGATGAGCGCTGGTACCGTGTCAATCGCCGCAACAAGGAGCGCGGCGAGACCTTCGCGATGGAAGTCACCCGCGACATTTTCGGCTTCATGGAAGGCCTGTGGGAGCCGCCGGACGAGGCCGAATGGAGCGACGGTGGCGGACGCCGCGTCGACGGCTCCTCCCCGCGATGA